One Helianthus annuus cultivar XRQ/B chromosome 12, HanXRQr2.0-SUNRISE, whole genome shotgun sequence genomic region harbors:
- the LOC110895034 gene encoding potassium transporter 6: MDLEPGFHQIHPKKQSWATVLTLAYQSLGVVYGDLSTSPLYVFKSTFAEDIVHSETNEEIFGALSFIFWTLTLVPLLKYVFIVLKADDNGEGGTFALYSLLCRHARVGSLPNCQLADEELSSYKNETPNLALTSFGSRLKSTLEKYRVLQRFLLVLALVGACMVIGDGVLTPALSVFSAVSGVELAMAKEHHKYVEVPVACIILIALFALQHYGTHRVGHLFAPVIIIWLFSISSIGLYNIIHWNPHIYKALSPVHMYKFLKKTQSGGWKSLGGILLCITGSEAMFADLGHFSQLSIQIAFTSFVYPSLILAYMGQAAYLSQHHVIENDYQIGFYISVPKSLRVPVLLIAILAAVVGSQAIITGTFSIIKQCSSLGCFPRVKIVHTNSKFHGQIYIPEINWILMTLCLAVTIGFRDTKRMGNASGLAVITVMLVTTCLMSLIIVLCWHQSVFLAIGFVVFFGMIEALYFSASLIKFLEGAWVPIALSLIFMLVMYVWHYGTLKKYDFDVQNKVSVDWLLSLGPTLGIVRVRGIGLVHTELVSGIPAIFSHFVTNLPAFHQVLIFLCVKSVPVPHVSHEERFLVGRIGPREYRVYRCIVRYGYRDVHKDDVEFEKDLVCSIAEFIKKEKDSCIPDGDGKPGNDEEVMRVVGTHVEIRTECEDGPEVEEIKPVRKRVRFVVPESPEMDNDSRGELRDLMEAREAGVAYILGHSYVKAKQGSSFVKKIVINLGYEFLRRNSRSSTDALTVPHASTLEVGMVYHV, translated from the exons ATGGATCTGGAACCTGGGTTTCATCAGATTCATCCAAAG AAACAGTCATGGGCAACAGTTTTGACATTGGCTTACCAAAGTTTGGGTGTGGTTTATGGAGATTTGAGCACATCACCCTTATATGTGTTTAAAAGTACTTTTGCTGAAGATATTGTGCATTCAGAGACTAATGAGGAAATATTTGGTGCACTTTCTTTCATTTTCTGGACTCTGACTTTAGTCCCTTTGTTGAAATATGTATTCATTGTGTTGAAAGCTGATGATAATGGTGAAGGAGGCACATTTGCACTCTATTCTTTGCTTTGTAGACATGCTAGAGTGGGTTCATTGCCTAATTGTCAACTGGCTGATGAAGAATTGTCAAGCTATAAAAATGAAACACCTAATTTAGCTTTGACTTCCTTTGGGTCAAGACTTAAATCCACTTTGGAGAAATATAGAGTTTTGCAGAGGTTTTTACTTGTCTTGGCTCTTGTTGGAGCTTGTATGGTCATTGGTGATGGTGTTCTAACCCCTGCCCTTTCAG TGTTTTCAGCGGTTTCGGGTGTGGAACTTGCAATGGCCAAAGAACATCACAAAT ATGTAGAAGTCCCGGTTGCATGTATCATACTGATAGCATTGTTTGCACTACAACATTATGGGACCCACAGGGTCGGGCATTTGTTCGCACCCGTGATCATAATATGGCTCTTTAGCATCAGTTCAATCGGCTTATACAATATCATTCACTGGAACCCTCACATCTACAAAGCGTTATCCCCTGTTCACATGTATAAGTTTCTCAAGAAAACGCAAAGCGGAGGCTGGAAATCTTTAGGGGGTATCCTATTATGTATCACAG GGTCGGAAGCTATGTTTGCTGATCTTGGACACTTTTCACAGTTGTCTATACAAATAGCTTTTACGTCGTTTGTTTATCCATCTTTAATTCTCGCGTATATGGGGCAAGCTGCGTATTTATCTCAGCATCACGTTATCGAAAACGACTACCAGATTGGGTTCTACATCTCTGTACCCA AGAGTTTGAGGGTGCCGGTGCTGTTAATAGCCATACTCGCTGCAGTTGTCGGAAGTCAAGCAATAATTACGGGGACCTTTTCGATTATAAAACAATGTTCTTCTCTCGGATGCTTTCCGAGGGTCAAAATAGTCCATACCAATTCAAAATTTCACGGGCAAATATATATCCCGGAGATCAACTGGATCTTGATGACGTTATGCTTAGCCGTTACCATCGGATTTAGAGATACCAAACGCATGGGCAACGCTTCAG GTTTGGCGGTTATAACGGTCATGTTGGTTACAACTTGCTTGATGTCTCTTATCATCGTCTTATGCTGGCACCAAAGTGTTTTTCTTGCAATCGGTTTTGTTGTGTTTTTCGGGATGATTGAAGCGTTGTACTTTTCGGCTTCTCTTATCAAGTTTCTAGAAGGAGCGTGGGTCCCGATAGCACTCTCGCTCATTTTCATGCTTGTGATGTACGTGTGGCACTATGGTACACTTAAAAAGTACGATTTTGACGTCCAAAACAAAGTATCGGTTGATTGGCTACTGAGCCTGGGCCCGACACTTGGCATAGTCCGGGTTCGCGGAATTGGGCTTGTTCATACCGAGCTGGTTTCGGGCATCCCTGCGATCTTTTCTCATTTTGTAACCAACCTCCCAGCTTTCCACCAAGTGCTTATTTTTCTTTGTGTGAAATCAGTCCCGGTCCCACACGTAAGCCATGAAGAACGGTTTCTAGTGGGGCGTATCGGGCCACGAGAGTACCGTGTGTATCGGTGCATAGTCAGGTATGGTTACCGTGATGTTCACAAGGATGACGTGGAGTTTGAAAAGGATTTGGTTTGTAGTATAGCAGAGTTTATCAAGAAAGAGAAAGACAGTTGTATCCCTGATGGGGATGGTAAACCGGGAAATGACGAAGAGGTGATGAGGGTTGTGGGGACGCATGTAGAAATCCGCACGGAATGCGAAGACGGGCCCGAGGTCGAGGAAATAAAACCGGTGAGGAAAAGGGTGAGATTTGTGGTACCGGAGAGCCCAGAGATGGATAATGATTCACGGGGTGAGTTACGAGACCTAATGGAGGCTAGGGAGGCCGGGGTAGCCTACATTTTGGGACACTCGTACGTGAAAGCAAAACAAGGGTCgagttttgttaaaaagattGTTATAAATTTAGGTTATGAGTTTTTGAGGAGAAATAGCAGGTCTTCGACGGACGCTTTAACGGTACCGCATGCTTCCACCCTTGAGGTGGGAATGGTATATCATGTGTGA